A genomic region of Callospermophilus lateralis isolate mCalLat2 unplaced genomic scaffold, mCalLat2.hap1 Scaffold_109, whole genome shotgun sequence contains the following coding sequences:
- the LOC143386343 gene encoding tyrosyl-DNA phosphodiesterase 1-like, translating into MSQEGSYGRWTISSSDESEDEKPKLDKPSTSSLYHAGQGTSSEPRFNCSEARKAAHRRQTSPVQFSSADLAPPPKKQKSGSQEELGWCLSSSDAELQPETQKKQAENVEVKEEKDLSSPKDGAAQITGNHGLPASHRHKREEDEYETSGEGQDIWDMLDKGSPFQFYLTRFKPKYNSKALHIKDILSPLFGTLVSSAQFNYCFDVVWLVKQYPPEFRGNLDIEMTVKAKECQRFQKPGESMEQILPHRSQEEPALQTPARELWNSRSQVVGYPVCGSLLGV; encoded by the exons ATGTCTCAGGAAGGCAGTTACGGGAGGTGGACCATATCCAGTAGCGATGAAAGTGAGGATGAGAAGCCCAAACTGGACAAGCCATCAACATCCTCTCTCTACCATGCTGGGCAGGGAACATCCAGTGAGCCACGGTTCAACTGTTCCGAAGCTCGAAAAGCTGCTCACAGAAGGCAGACATCACCTGTGCAATTCAGCAGTGCAGATTTGGCTCCACCTCCCAAAAAGCAGAAAAGTGGTTCCCAAGAAGAGCTAGGCTGGTGTCTCTCCAGCAGTGATGCTGAACTGCAACCAGAAACTCAGAAGAAGCAGGCGGAGAATGTGGAGGTCAAAGAGGAAAAAGACCTCTCCTCTCCCAAAGATGGTGCTGCCCAGATAACTGGAAACCATGGCCTTCCTGCCAGCCACAGGCACAAAAGAGAGGAAGATGAGTATGAGACCTCAGGGGAAGGCCAAGACATTTGGGACATGCTAGACAAAGGGAGCCCCTTCCAGTTCTATCTCACTAGATTTAAGCCCAAGTACAACTCCAAAGCCCTCCACATCAAGG ATATTttgtctcctctatttgggacacTTGTTTCTTCAGCTCAG ttCAACTACTGTTTTGATGTAGTCTGGCTCGTAAAGCAGTATCCGCCAGAGTTCAG GGGAAATTTGGACATAGAGATGACTGTGAAGGCAAAAGAATGCCAGAGGTTCCAGAAGCCAGGGGAAAGTATGGAGCAGATTCTCCCTCACAGATCTCAGGAGGAACCAGCCCTGCAGACTCCTGCTCGAGAACTGTGGAACAGCAGGTCTCAGGTGGTTGGGTACCCAGTTTGTGGAAGTCTGTTAGGAGTGTAG